From Streptomyces sp. TLI_105, the proteins below share one genomic window:
- a CDS encoding AAA family ATPase: protein MTSLDLELARERSHHDACRAALIRMTEDVAEQVVTGEDVAASGADAEALGYHLRSRAKEMGEQPPGPLFFGRLDREDGQVHHIGRRRIAEHPASPPLVVDWRAPVSRAYYQAGAHDPQGVLRRRRFGWAPNSAGATEDLTALEDERLTDGGTGTVSALLAGEIERPRVGPMRDIAATIQPEQDDLVRSEPAASLCVQGAPGTGKTAVGLHRAAYLLYTHPQRIRRSGLLVLGPHRAFLSYIAEVLPSLGETGIRQATLDDEIARHPVRAEDDEAAARVKHDARMAELLHRALYGRVDPAPAEDLTVPDGSYHWRLRAAELAAIVSAVRAEAPPYATGRERVRARVVRALQLRAERRSGPMGAAWARRIERARAVTAFLDRCWPRTTPEEVLAEVLTDPADPALTEDELAAIRWSRPPRSYRSARWTAADLVLLDELAGLIERPESYGHVVVDEAQDLSPMQCRAIARRTEFGSLTVLGDLAQGTTPWAARDWDEQLAHLGKPGTPVVPLTLGYRVPAAIVDLANRLLPRLGADVPAGRSVRGDGEVTVHRTADLAAGAREAVRAALAEEGSVGVVTADHLVDAVAEEVRGCGERVTVLPATLVKGLEFDHVVVVEPAAIVAAEARGLNRLYVVLTRAVSRLALVHEAELPEFLAPTPRTAR, encoded by the coding sequence ATGACGTCACTGGACCTTGAGCTCGCCCGTGAACGCTCCCACCACGACGCCTGCCGCGCCGCCCTGATCCGCATGACCGAGGACGTGGCCGAGCAGGTCGTCACCGGCGAGGACGTCGCCGCCTCCGGTGCCGACGCCGAGGCGCTCGGCTACCACCTGCGCAGCCGCGCCAAGGAGATGGGCGAACAGCCGCCCGGACCGCTGTTCTTCGGCCGCCTAGACCGCGAGGACGGCCAGGTCCACCACATCGGCCGCCGCCGGATCGCCGAGCACCCCGCCTCCCCGCCGCTCGTCGTCGACTGGCGCGCGCCCGTCTCCCGCGCCTACTACCAGGCCGGCGCGCACGACCCGCAGGGCGTCCTGCGCCGCCGCCGCTTCGGCTGGGCCCCGAACAGCGCGGGCGCGACCGAGGACCTGACCGCCCTGGAGGACGAACGCCTCACGGACGGCGGGACGGGGACGGTCAGCGCCCTTCTCGCCGGGGAGATCGAGCGCCCCCGGGTCGGCCCCATGCGGGACATCGCCGCCACCATCCAGCCCGAACAGGACGACCTCGTACGCTCCGAGCCGGCCGCCTCCCTGTGCGTGCAGGGCGCCCCCGGCACCGGCAAGACCGCCGTGGGCCTGCACCGGGCCGCGTACCTCCTCTACACGCACCCGCAGCGGATCCGCCGCTCCGGCCTCCTCGTCCTCGGCCCCCACCGGGCCTTCCTCTCCTACATCGCCGAAGTGCTGCCCTCGCTCGGCGAGACCGGGATCCGGCAGGCCACCCTCGACGACGAGATCGCCCGCCACCCGGTCCGGGCCGAGGACGACGAGGCGGCGGCCCGGGTCAAGCACGACGCCCGCATGGCGGAGCTGCTGCACCGCGCGCTGTACGGCAGGGTCGACCCGGCCCCGGCGGAGGACCTGACCGTCCCCGACGGCTCGTACCACTGGCGGCTCCGGGCGGCGGAGCTCGCCGCGATCGTCTCGGCGGTACGGGCGGAGGCCCCGCCCTACGCGACCGGCCGCGAACGGGTCCGGGCCCGCGTCGTCCGGGCCCTCCAGCTCCGGGCCGAACGCCGCTCGGGACCCATGGGCGCGGCCTGGGCGCGGCGGATCGAGCGGGCGCGGGCGGTGACGGCGTTCCTCGACCGGTGCTGGCCGAGGACGACACCGGAGGAGGTCCTCGCGGAGGTCCTGACCGATCCGGCCGATCCCGCTCTCACCGAGGACGAGCTCGCCGCGATCCGCTGGTCGCGCCCGCCCCGCTCGTACCGCTCGGCGCGCTGGACCGCCGCCGACCTCGTCCTCCTCGACGAGCTCGCCGGCCTGATCGAACGCCCCGAGAGCTACGGGCACGTCGTCGTCGACGAGGCCCAGGACCTCTCGCCCATGCAGTGCCGGGCCATCGCCCGCCGCACCGAGTTCGGCTCGCTCACCGTCCTCGGGGACCTCGCGCAGGGCACCACCCCGTGGGCGGCCCGCGACTGGGACGAGCAGCTGGCGCACCTGGGCAAGCCGGGGACGCCGGTCGTGCCGCTGACCCTCGGCTACCGGGTGCCGGCGGCGATCGTCGACCTCGCCAACCGGCTCCTGCCGAGGCTCGGCGCCGACGTGCCCGCCGGGCGTTCGGTGCGCGGGGACGGCGAGGTGACGGTCCACCGGACGGCGGACCTGGCCGCCGGGGCCCGCGAGGCCGTGCGGGCCGCGCTCGCGGAGGAGGGCTCGGTGGGGGTCGTCACGGCCGACCACCTCGTCGACGCGGTGGCCGAAGAGGTGAGGGGGTGCGGGGAACGGGTGACCGTGCTGCCCGCGACCCTCGTCAAGGGCCTGGAGTTCGACCACGTGGTGGTCGTCGAACCGGCCGCGATCGTGGCCGCCGAGGCGCGCGGCCTGAACCGGCTGTACGTGGTGCTCACCCGGGCGGTGTCGCGCCTCGCGCTGGTGCACGAGGCGGAGCTGCCGGAGTTCCTGGCGCCGACTCCCCGTACAGCTCGGTGA
- a CDS encoding MarR family winged helix-turn-helix transcriptional regulator, giving the protein MTSMAPTRTEPDLSYLLDHTSHVLRTRMAAALGEIGLTARMHCVLVHALEEERTQAQLAEIGDMDKTTMVVTVDALEKAGLAERRPSTTDRRARIIAVTEAGAEVARQSQEIVDGVHESALSSLPGDEREALVRALGRLAAGHLETPVESPRPARRARQRA; this is encoded by the coding sequence ATGACTTCCATGGCCCCCACCCGCACCGAGCCCGACCTCTCCTACCTCCTCGACCACACCAGTCACGTCCTGCGGACGCGGATGGCGGCCGCGCTCGGGGAGATCGGGCTCACCGCGCGGATGCACTGCGTGCTGGTGCACGCACTGGAGGAGGAGCGGACGCAGGCGCAGCTCGCCGAGATCGGGGACATGGACAAGACCACGATGGTGGTGACCGTGGACGCCCTGGAGAAGGCCGGGCTCGCCGAGCGCAGGCCGTCGACCACCGACCGCCGGGCGCGGATCATCGCCGTCACCGAGGCGGGGGCCGAGGTCGCGCGGCAGAGCCAGGAGATCGTCGACGGCGTCCACGAGAGCGCCCTCTCCTCCCTCCCCGGCGACGAGCGCGAGGCGCTGGTGCGCGCCCTCGGCCGGCTGGCCGCCGGGCATCTGGAGACGCCCGTCGAGAGTCCCAGGCCCGCCCGCCGGGCCCGCCAGCGAGCATGA
- a CDS encoding MFS transporter, whose product MPTAPSSPRLALGVLATGMLMTVLDGSIVTVAMPAIQGDLGFTPVGLSWVVNAYLIAFGSLLLLAGRLGDLVGRKRMFLAGTGVFTAASVLAGVAASPAVLIAARFLQGVGSATASAVGLGILVTLFTEPRERARAIAVFSFTGAAGASLGQVLGGVLTDALAWNWIFFINLPIGAATVLVALRALPADRSLGLKAGADVTGALLVTAGLMAGIYAVVKIEDYGAGSAHTLGFGALALALLAGFLLRQAKAANPLMPLRILRSRSVAGANAVQMLMVAALFSFQVLVALYLQKVLGYGAAETGLAMLPAALVIGAVSLGVSAPLIARFGERNVLLTGLVLLVGVLGLLARVPVHASYATDLLPVMLLAAGFGLALPSLTALAMSGAREEDAGLASGVFNTTQQIGMALGVAVLSTLAAARTESLTAAGSPEPEALTGGYHLAFGVGAGLLLLALAVALTVLRPTAAAGKPRQKTERMTMAA is encoded by the coding sequence ATGCCCACCGCGCCTTCCAGCCCCCGCCTCGCCCTCGGCGTCCTCGCCACCGGCATGCTGATGACGGTCCTCGACGGCAGCATCGTCACCGTCGCCATGCCCGCCATCCAGGGTGACCTCGGCTTCACCCCCGTCGGCCTCAGCTGGGTCGTCAACGCCTACCTGATCGCCTTCGGCTCGCTCCTCCTCCTCGCCGGCCGGCTCGGCGACCTCGTCGGCCGCAAGCGGATGTTCCTCGCGGGCACCGGCGTCTTCACCGCCGCCTCGGTCCTCGCCGGCGTCGCCGCCTCCCCCGCCGTCCTCATCGCCGCCCGCTTCCTCCAGGGCGTCGGCAGCGCGACGGCCTCCGCCGTGGGGCTCGGCATCCTCGTCACCCTCTTCACCGAACCCCGCGAACGCGCCCGCGCCATCGCCGTGTTCAGCTTCACCGGCGCCGCCGGCGCCTCCCTCGGCCAGGTCCTCGGCGGCGTCCTCACCGACGCCCTCGCCTGGAACTGGATCTTCTTCATCAACCTGCCCATCGGCGCCGCCACCGTCCTCGTCGCCCTCCGCGCCCTCCCCGCCGACCGCAGCCTCGGACTGAAGGCGGGCGCCGACGTCACCGGGGCACTGCTGGTGACCGCCGGACTCATGGCCGGGATCTACGCCGTCGTCAAGATCGAGGACTACGGGGCCGGTTCGGCACACACCCTCGGCTTCGGGGCCCTCGCCCTCGCCCTCCTGGCCGGCTTCCTGCTCCGTCAGGCGAAGGCCGCGAATCCCCTCATGCCGCTGCGGATCCTCCGCTCCCGCAGCGTCGCCGGCGCGAACGCCGTCCAGATGCTGATGGTCGCCGCGCTCTTCTCCTTCCAGGTCCTCGTCGCCCTCTACCTGCAGAAGGTCCTCGGGTACGGGGCCGCCGAGACCGGCCTCGCGATGCTGCCCGCCGCGCTCGTCATCGGCGCCGTCTCGCTCGGCGTCTCGGCGCCCCTCATCGCCCGCTTCGGCGAGCGGAACGTCCTGCTCACCGGCCTCGTCCTGCTCGTCGGCGTCCTCGGTCTGCTGGCCCGCGTCCCCGTCCACGCCTCGTATGCCACCGACCTGCTCCCCGTGATGCTGCTCGCCGCCGGCTTCGGCCTCGCGCTCCCCTCCCTCACCGCGCTCGCCATGTCCGGCGCGCGGGAGGAGGACGCCGGCCTGGCCTCCGGCGTCTTCAACACCACCCAGCAGATCGGCATGGCCCTCGGCGTCGCGGTCCTCTCCACCCTCGCCGCCGCCCGCACCGAGTCCCTCACGGCCGCCGGCAGTCCCGAGCCCGAGGCGCTGACGGGCGGCTACCACCTCGCCTTCGGCGTCGGCGCCGGTCTCCTCCTCCTCGCCCTGGCCGTCGCCCTCACCGTCCTGCGCCCGACCGCCGCCGCCGGGAAGCCCCGGCAGAAGACCGAGCGGATGACGATGGCGGCATGA
- a CDS encoding DinB family protein translates to MTVDERDDITSPRRRADVLDETATPGPGRFTGPATGDELPVLTGFLADQRATLALKCEGLKEELALRAAEPSTLSLLGLVRHMADMERHWFREVLAGQEGVRPLFSSPEDPDGDFDGATPDPAAVEEAWEAWRAAVDFSDRFTREAPDLDVSAHDAWRGTVSLRWVLVHMIEEYARHNGHADLLRERIDGTRGL, encoded by the coding sequence ATGACAGTTGACGAGCGGGACGACATCACGAGCCCTCGGCGGCGCGCGGACGTCCTCGACGAGACGGCGACCCCGGGGCCGGGACGCTTCACCGGTCCCGCGACCGGGGACGAACTGCCCGTCCTCACCGGGTTCCTGGCGGACCAGCGGGCGACGCTCGCGCTGAAGTGCGAAGGCCTGAAGGAGGAGCTGGCCCTCAGGGCTGCGGAACCGTCGACCCTGTCCCTGCTCGGCCTGGTCCGGCACATGGCCGACATGGAACGCCACTGGTTCCGCGAGGTCCTCGCCGGTCAGGAGGGCGTGCGCCCCCTCTTCTCCTCCCCGGAGGACCCGGACGGGGACTTCGACGGCGCCACGCCCGACCCGGCGGCGGTCGAGGAGGCCTGGGAGGCCTGGCGGGCGGCGGTGGACTTCTCCGACCGCTTCACGCGCGAGGCCCCGGACCTCGACGTCTCGGCGCACGACGCGTGGCGCGGAACGGTCTCCCTGCGCTGGGTCCTCGTCCACATGATCGAGGAGTACGCCCGCCACAACGGCCACGCGGACCTCCTCCGGGAGCGCATCGACGGCACGCGGGGGCTGTAG
- a CDS encoding GNAT family N-acetyltransferase — protein sequence MTVDVRVVTESEFHDWQRALRTGFLRTPVVSDEEVADRLAHADLARTLGAFDRDRIVATFRSFRQEVSTVGGGSLTADAITQVTVSPTHRRRGLLSRMMAADLAAAKERGDAIATLIAAEYPIYGRFGFGPASWTAEWSVDVNRAGLDPRRSGRPEDGGRIDLTDGDEIRKVGPEVHRRLAGVRAGVTNRDKRGWEQGTGLGHQSHPWREPYYAMYRSASGEVEGYVAYSADDKWDDAKRPLNTATVRDLIAVTPAAERALWHYLCSIDWIATVRSGYRAPDDPLPLLLPDPRAARMLTYVDMLWVRVLDVVRVLEGRTYPVEESLVLEVRDADGLAGGRFRLDASPTGAACVRTTGAADLALDVAEVATLAFGDESAVRLSRLGRVEELTPGAAARADLLFRTPLRPFSPDVF from the coding sequence ATGACTGTCGACGTGCGCGTGGTGACGGAGTCCGAGTTCCACGACTGGCAGCGGGCGCTGCGCACCGGCTTCCTCAGGACCCCGGTCGTCTCCGACGAGGAGGTCGCGGACCGGCTGGCCCACGCGGATCTGGCGCGGACGCTCGGAGCCTTCGACCGGGACCGGATCGTGGCCACCTTCCGGTCCTTCCGGCAGGAGGTCAGCACGGTCGGCGGCGGCAGTCTCACCGCCGACGCGATCACCCAGGTCACGGTCTCGCCGACGCACCGCAGGCGCGGGCTGCTCAGCCGGATGATGGCGGCGGACCTCGCCGCCGCGAAGGAGCGGGGCGACGCGATCGCGACGCTGATCGCCGCCGAGTACCCGATCTACGGGCGGTTCGGTTTCGGTCCGGCGAGCTGGACCGCCGAGTGGAGCGTCGACGTGAACCGGGCCGGTCTCGACCCGCGCCGTTCGGGTCGCCCGGAGGACGGCGGCCGGATCGATCTGACGGACGGTGACGAGATCCGCAAGGTGGGCCCCGAGGTGCACCGCCGGCTGGCCGGTGTCCGCGCCGGGGTCACGAACCGCGACAAGCGCGGCTGGGAGCAGGGCACCGGCCTCGGCCACCAGAGCCACCCGTGGCGGGAGCCGTACTACGCGATGTACCGGTCGGCGTCCGGTGAGGTCGAGGGGTACGTCGCGTACAGCGCCGACGACAAGTGGGACGACGCGAAGCGCCCGCTGAACACGGCGACCGTGCGGGACCTCATAGCCGTCACCCCGGCAGCCGAGCGCGCCCTGTGGCACTACCTCTGCTCGATCGACTGGATCGCCACGGTCCGCTCCGGCTACCGGGCGCCCGACGACCCGCTGCCGCTGCTGCTGCCCGACCCGCGCGCGGCCAGGATGCTGACGTACGTGGACATGCTGTGGGTCCGGGTCCTGGACGTGGTCCGGGTCCTGGAGGGCCGGACGTATCCGGTGGAGGAAAGCCTGGTCCTGGAGGTGCGGGACGCCGACGGGCTCGCCGGCGGCCGCTTCCGGCTCGACGCCTCCCCGACGGGCGCGGCCTGTGTCCGTACGACCGGGGCGGCCGATCTCGCCCTCGACGTCGCCGAGGTGGCCACGCTCGCGTTCGGTGACGAGTCGGCCGTACGGCTGTCCCGGCTCGGGCGCGTGGAGGAGCTGACGCCCGGCGCGGCCGCCCGCGCCGACCTCCTGTTCCGCACCCCGCTGCGGCCCTTCTCGCCCGACGTCTTCTGA
- a CDS encoding helix-turn-helix domain-containing protein, translating into MASLNVGNLGEYLREQRRTAQLSLRQLADAAGVSNPYLSQIERGLRKPSAEVLQQVAKALRISAETLYVRAGILDEKEREELETRAVILADPSINERQKQVLLQIYDSFRKENAADAAAADTNAVPPSS; encoded by the coding sequence ATGGCATCGCTCAACGTCGGCAATCTCGGCGAGTACCTCCGCGAGCAGCGGCGGACCGCGCAGCTCTCCCTGCGTCAGCTCGCCGATGCCGCCGGGGTGTCGAACCCGTACCTCAGCCAGATCGAGCGCGGGCTGCGCAAGCCCAGCGCCGAGGTCCTGCAGCAGGTCGCGAAGGCGCTGCGGATCTCCGCCGAGACGCTCTACGTACGGGCCGGGATCCTCGACGAGAAGGAGCGGGAGGAGCTGGAGACGCGTGCCGTCATCCTGGCCGATCCCTCGATCAACGAGCGGCAGAAGCAGGTGCTGCTCCAGATCTACGACTCCTTCCGCAAGGAGAACGCCGCCGACGCCGCCGCGGCCGACACGAACGCCGTGCCGCCTTCGAGCTAG
- a CDS encoding helix-turn-helix domain-containing protein encodes MDLDDLKRLRRARDTMDRDYASPLDVPALARVALMSTGHFARSFRTAFGETPYSYLMTRRVERAKALLRRGDLSVTEVCFEVGCTSLGSFSSRFTELVGETPSAYRARSHDTRSHEEDAAIPACVAKVLTRPVKNGGPARGTPPRGAEPIRNGEAGPSASP; translated from the coding sequence GTGGATCTGGACGACCTGAAACGACTGCGCCGCGCGCGGGACACGATGGACCGCGACTACGCGTCGCCGCTGGACGTCCCGGCCCTGGCCAGGGTCGCCCTGATGTCCACGGGGCACTTCGCCCGCAGCTTCCGCACCGCGTTCGGCGAGACGCCGTACAGCTACCTCATGACCCGCCGCGTCGAGCGGGCGAAGGCGCTGCTGCGACGGGGGGACCTGAGCGTGACCGAGGTCTGCTTCGAGGTCGGCTGCACCTCGCTCGGGTCGTTCAGCTCGCGCTTCACCGAACTGGTCGGCGAGACGCCGAGCGCGTACCGGGCGCGGAGCCACGACACGCGGAGCCACGAGGAGGACGCCGCGATCCCCGCGTGCGTCGCCAAGGTGCTCACCCGGCCGGTGAAGAACGGCGGACCCGCGCGCGGCACCCCACCACGCGGCGCCGAACCGATCAGGAACGGAGAAGCAGGTCCGAGCGCCTCGCCGTAG
- a CDS encoding ABC transporter substrate-binding protein: MSAPGTGPTPSGPVPLIRSGARGGGPGGGPMTRPPVQRNADPADRTPPDLGALRLPELRALRRDAQSDEADLSYVRRMLQGRIDILRAELARRTDPEAPVLDRLSEILADVPSRHRSSARHVTLSTPRGEEYRRLATEMLSEVELSDLTARTDDELHAAMGRLAGYEQQVSRRRQHLQRTADDCSAEIARRYREGEAQVDDLLA, translated from the coding sequence ATGAGTGCACCTGGCACCGGGCCGACGCCGTCCGGCCCCGTACCGCTGATCCGCTCCGGAGCCCGGGGCGGAGGACCGGGCGGAGGACCCATGACGCGCCCACCCGTGCAGCGGAACGCCGATCCGGCGGACCGGACGCCGCCCGACCTCGGTGCCCTGCGGCTGCCCGAGCTGCGGGCGCTGCGCCGGGACGCGCAGAGCGACGAGGCCGACCTGAGCTATGTGCGCCGGATGCTCCAGGGCCGGATCGACATCCTGCGGGCCGAGCTGGCACGGCGGACCGATCCGGAGGCCCCGGTCCTCGACCGGCTCTCCGAGATCCTCGCCGACGTGCCCTCGCGGCACCGCAGCTCGGCGCGGCACGTGACGCTGTCGACCCCGCGCGGCGAGGAGTACCGGAGGCTCGCGACCGAGATGCTGTCGGAGGTCGAGCTGTCGGACCTGACGGCCCGGACGGACGACGAGCTGCACGCGGCGATGGGCAGGCTCGCGGGGTACGAGCAGCAGGTCTCGCGGCGCCGACAGCACCTCCAGCGGACCGCCGACGACTGCAGCGCGGAGATCGCCCGCCGCTACCGGGAGGGCGAGGCCCAGGTCGACGACCTGCTGGCCTGA
- a CDS encoding TetR/AcrR family transcriptional regulator, with protein sequence MAEDGVTSPAGLRERKKARTRQALSDAAIALFLEKGFDAVSVAEVAAAAEVSKPTLFRYFPAKEDLVLHRFADHEDESARVVEAGRARGAAPLDALYEHLLDGLERRDPVTGLCDVPAVLAYHRLLYGTPALLVGIHGYQQRSEEVLARALGGDPLSARLAAGQIVAVLRVLANENVARLTAGEAMDTVAGDAVAAAEVAFRSLREGLPY encoded by the coding sequence GTGGCGGAGGACGGTGTGACCAGCCCGGCCGGTCTTCGCGAGCGGAAGAAGGCGCGGACCCGGCAGGCCCTGTCGGACGCGGCCATCGCGCTCTTCCTGGAGAAGGGTTTCGACGCGGTGTCCGTCGCGGAGGTGGCCGCCGCCGCCGAGGTCTCGAAGCCGACCCTCTTCCGGTACTTCCCCGCCAAGGAGGACCTGGTCCTGCACCGGTTCGCCGACCACGAGGACGAGTCCGCGCGCGTGGTGGAGGCCGGGCGGGCCCGTGGCGCGGCGCCGCTCGACGCGTTGTACGAGCACCTGCTGGACGGGCTGGAGCGGCGCGATCCGGTCACCGGGCTCTGTGACGTACCGGCGGTCCTGGCGTACCACCGGCTCCTGTACGGGACGCCGGCCCTGCTCGTCGGGATCCACGGCTACCAGCAGCGGTCGGAGGAGGTCCTCGCGCGGGCGCTCGGCGGCGACCCGCTGTCGGCGCGGCTCGCGGCCGGGCAGATCGTGGCCGTGCTGCGGGTCCTGGCGAACGAGAACGTGGCGCGGCTGACGGCCGGCGAGGCGATGGACACGGTGGCGGGGGACGCGGTGGCGGCGGCGGAGGTGGCGTTCCGGTCGCTGCGGGAGGGGTTGCCGTACTGA
- a CDS encoding VOC family protein: protein MNDIKLSQCFITVDDADKALGFYRDALGLEVRNDVGYEGMRWVTLGSPTQPDVAVVLETPLPDPNASEADRRVVTDLLAKGLLRGVIFSTEDVDATFERVRAAGGEVLQEPVDQHYGVRDCAFRDPAGNMIRFARPKA from the coding sequence ATGAACGACATCAAGCTCTCACAGTGCTTCATCACCGTCGACGACGCCGACAAGGCGCTCGGTTTCTACCGGGACGCCCTCGGCCTGGAGGTCCGCAACGACGTCGGCTACGAGGGGATGCGCTGGGTGACCCTCGGCTCGCCCACGCAGCCGGACGTGGCGGTCGTCCTGGAGACCCCGCTCCCCGACCCCAACGCCTCGGAAGCCGACCGCCGGGTGGTCACGGACCTCCTCGCCAAGGGCCTGCTGCGCGGGGTGATCTTCTCCACCGAGGACGTCGACGCCACCTTCGAACGCGTCCGGGCGGCCGGCGGCGAGGTGCTCCAGGAGCCGGTCGACCAGCACTACGGCGTCCGCGACTGCGCCTTCCGCGACCCGGCCGGCAACATGATCCGCTTCGCCCGACCCAAGGCCTGA
- the dtd gene encoding D-aminoacyl-tRNA deacylase codes for MRAVVQRVDGASVVVAGETVGEITGEGLCVLVGVTHDDTPEKAAQLARKLWSVRVLNDEKSCSDVNAPLLVVSQFTLYGDARKGRRPTWNAAAPGPVAEPLVDEVVAQLRNLGAHVETGRFGAKMRVSLTNDGPFTVLLEV; via the coding sequence ATGCGAGCAGTGGTGCAGAGGGTCGACGGCGCGAGCGTCGTCGTCGCAGGGGAGACCGTCGGAGAGATCACCGGCGAAGGGCTGTGCGTCCTGGTCGGGGTGACCCACGACGACACCCCGGAGAAGGCCGCCCAATTGGCCAGAAAGCTCTGGTCCGTCCGGGTGCTGAACGACGAGAAGTCGTGCTCCGACGTGAACGCGCCGCTGCTCGTCGTCTCCCAGTTCACCCTCTACGGAGACGCCCGGAAGGGCCGCCGCCCCACCTGGAACGCCGCGGCCCCCGGCCCGGTCGCCGAACCCCTCGTCGACGAGGTGGTCGCCCAGCTCCGCAACCTGGGCGCCCACGTGGAGACGGGCCGCTTCGGAGCGAAGATGCGCGTCTCCCTCACGAACGACGGCCCGTTCACGGTGCTTCTGGAGGTCTAG
- a CDS encoding folate-binding protein YgfZ, with product MKSPLLSLPGAVPAEGRDEGVAAHYGDLFREQRALAEGNGFVDLSHRGVVAVSGDDRLSWLHLLVTQHMTELPPGQATEALILSANGHIEHALYLVDDGETVWAHVEPGTREELVAYLESMKFFYRVEVADRTEDLAVVHLPAGSIAEVPEGVVVRETPHGRDLFLPRADLESFAASHGPAAGILAYEALRVEAHRPRLGFETDHRTIPHEVGLIGSAVHLQKGCYRGQETVARVQNLGKPPRRLVFLHLDGSEVLLPAHGTPLRLASDGEEGRQLGFVTTAVRHHELGPIALALVKRNVPVDAPLIAGTTAAAQETVVEP from the coding sequence ATGAAGAGCCCTCTGTTGTCCCTGCCCGGCGCCGTCCCCGCCGAAGGCCGCGACGAAGGCGTCGCCGCGCACTACGGCGACCTGTTCCGCGAGCAGCGCGCCCTCGCCGAAGGCAACGGCTTCGTCGACCTCTCGCACCGGGGAGTCGTCGCCGTCTCCGGCGACGACCGGCTGAGCTGGCTGCACCTGCTCGTCACCCAGCACATGACCGAGCTGCCGCCCGGGCAGGCGACCGAGGCGCTGATCCTCTCCGCGAACGGGCACATCGAGCACGCCCTGTACCTCGTCGACGACGGCGAGACGGTGTGGGCGCACGTCGAGCCGGGGACGCGCGAGGAGCTCGTCGCGTACCTGGAGTCGATGAAGTTCTTCTACCGGGTGGAGGTCGCCGACCGCACGGAGGACCTCGCCGTCGTCCACCTCCCGGCCGGCTCCATCGCCGAGGTGCCCGAGGGCGTCGTCGTACGGGAGACCCCGCACGGCCGCGATCTGTTCCTGCCCCGCGCCGACCTGGAGTCCTTCGCGGCCTCGCACGGGCCGGCCGCCGGGATCCTCGCGTACGAGGCGCTGCGGGTCGAGGCGCACCGGCCGCGGCTCGGCTTCGAGACCGACCACCGGACCATCCCGCACGAGGTCGGCCTCATCGGCAGCGCCGTCCACCTCCAGAAGGGCTGCTACCGGGGGCAGGAGACCGTCGCCCGGGTGCAGAACCTGGGGAAGCCGCCGCGCCGCCTGGTCTTCCTGCACCTGGACGGCAGCGAGGTCCTGCTGCCCGCCCACGGGACCCCGCTCCGGCTCGCGTCCGACGGCGAGGAGGGCCGACAGCTCGGTTTCGTGACGACCGCCGTCCGCCACCACGAGCTCGGGCCGATCGCCCTCGCCCTGGTCAAGCGGAACGTGCCGGTGGACGCTCCGCTGATCGCCGGGACGACGGCCGCCGCGCAGGAGACGGTCGTCGAGCCGTAG